Genomic window (Peromyscus eremicus chromosome 12, PerEre_H2_v1, whole genome shotgun sequence):
GGCACTAACATTTAGACAGAGTTTGCATGTGAAAAAGTCAGCATtccaaatatcttattttctttcttctcttgaggcagggtcttatgtatcccaggctagccttgaacttgatcaAGGGTAACCCCTTGTTTCCATCTCTCATGTGCTACACCACCAATCTTGATTTATAGCACCCCAAATTCTTACAACCAGTTCAGTGGACCCCAAAGCTCTTCTTGCTTGGAGTCAAATTATGTCCAATGTCCCATTTTTAAAAACTCCTGCACATGGGGAACATTCATACATCTGCTTATGATTCTGTTTACTGTAAGACAAAAAGACTTCGGAGAAAGATgttgaaataaaaaatgtaataatgtaTGGCTTAATtcattccccaccaccaccaccaggaggAAGCTATATTTAAAGGAGCCTTAACTCCTAAGTTTGGCGGGCACTGGCTCTgggatttcccctccctcctctgatcaacacccctccccccccagctCTTCCATTCCCAGCTgatgtttgattttgaattacaGTTGCTTGTTCATTGGGTTATTTTACAATCCAGGAACTCAAGTTTTGAAATGTGGAAACCCAGTCACTTAACTACTAACCTTCACCCCCACTCTGAGACTCAACTATGGTACAAGggcatttgtatttagcaaacaGACAAGAAATGTAAAAATTCGActgttgacattttattttgtgttttcggTACAGTTCgctgctgggggggaggggggaagaagtGAGGACAAGGTTAGAAGTCAAATAAAACGCCAGTTAAATTCGGCTATTGTCAACAACCCAAAACTTCCAACATAAAAATCAAAGCAAGCTGGTGAAGATTATGAGATAATCTTGGGCAATTTCCTAGCACTAAACACAAACCGAGACGCGGCGTCCACGCGTGCACGCATCCATGGAGTTCTTCAGCAGCAAAGCCTTGGTTAAAGACCAGCGCGCTGCGGCTAAAGGGCCAGCGCCTTCCCTCCCGCCTGCCTGCGGCGCAGCTGGGCTTGTCCAGCCGGCGGTTTGGGATCCTCGCCCACCTCCACATACTTTAATGAGAACGTTAATTACTGAGTTTCACAAGCCTGCGCTACGAAATGCCTTGTTACCTATTTTAGTAAGTCCGGAACACAGATGGCATGAAAGgtgattggtgttttgttttcaagcAAGCTCAAATGTTGGTTAAACTACCGTGGGGGCGGGGGCGCGGGGGAGACTAAGTAGATTTCCAGGATTTAAAGAGTGAATACTCTGCAGTAAAACAGCTGAGTGTTTCAGCCTGAAAACCTAAACTGTGAGGCCAGACGAACTTCCCCACTCCGCACGCCCACCCAAAGACCGTGGCGCCCCCACCGCCCGCACCTGCACAACACCCTACTCGGATACTCTGGGCCTTCCAGGGCAGTCCTTCCGCCAGCACCCTTGATATTTGTACCCATGGCCTGGGCTTCCTAGACCTCCTAGGTCCACATGGGTTTAGCTGGTGGGAGCAAGAGAGCCTGTGCGCTCAGGCCGGGAACAAGGAAAGAAGGCCCCTCTGGTAGACGCTGTTGGGGAGCAGTCCCTAGGCCTGGGAGCTGGTGGATCCCAGGGCACCGAGGTCGCGGGCAGCCTTTCGCTGCACCCAGGGCAACCGACTGTACCGCACCGCCGGCTACCATCCTTCTGGCCTCGCGATGCCACAGCGACAGGGAGAGACCGCCACTGGGTGAGCTTAAGGTAAGGATGCGATGGCAGACCTTCTGGCTCTAAACAGGTGGGATCCATCTAGAACCCCGAGCAAACTGCGTCGCTCCTTGGAACACCCGCTTGGGTCACTTTAATTGCcagggagtgggggcagggatgAAGGCGCCCTACAGTCTCTGGTTTGGGCGAGAAGTCTGGAAATGTCCTCCTtactggggccagctctccttaGATTCAGGACGCGAGGGCGCGGGAAGATTGGCTGAGGTCGCGCCCCGCCCCGGGCCCAGCCAGCCCTTACTTGGAGAACTGAGCTTGCACCGCTGCCAGGCCCAGGCCAGCGGGGACCAGATGCGGAAACTTGCACACGGCACAGGAGCAGAGGCCGGGACCACCTGCGCCACCGGCGGGGAGAGCGAACTGGCCGCACGGTGGCTCGTCGAGCGCTAGTGACAGGTACTTGGTGGGGCGCAGCGTTTCGGGGGGTCCCACAGCGCCGGGTGCCAGCAGCACAGAGCCGGGCGCGGCGGCCAGCAGGGGCAGGCCGGCCAGGAGCAGGCGCGGGGCTGCGGGCCCCGCACCCTCGCCGAGCGCGCGGCGCAGCTCCTGCAGCGAGCTCCCCAGCAGCAGGATGTAGTTGCGGGCGAGCAGCAGCGTGGCGATCTTGGAGAGCTTGCGGCCGGGCGCGCCCTGGCAGTGCGCCGCAGAGTAGGGCAGGATGACTTCGCGCAGTGCGTCCATGGCCAAGTTCAGATCCTGCATGCGCTTCCGCTCGCGGCTGTTGATCTTGCGccgcagctgctgctgctgctgctgctcctctttGGCGTCGGCCCGGGAGCCCCGGGACTCCGGCGCGGTTCCCAGCGGTTCAGAGTGGGGCGCTTCTGGCTTCTCGCGCACAGCCTTGGGGAGGAGGGACgcggtggaagaggaggaggatgtggaggaagaggaggacgaCGAAATGGGTGGCTGTCTGTAACCCACCAGCTCGTATAGCGAGGTCCCAAGCTGCACGTCTCCGGGCCGCTGTGGCCGCAGCATGGTCGCGGGAGCCGCGTTCACACGCGCCTGAGAAACCGCATAGTACATCTGGGGTGGGGAGCGGTGGGGGCGACCGAGGGCGCCCTTCACTAACGCCCGGGGGTGGGCCGGTTGGCAGATCGCCCTCCCCGCGGACCTGTGCGCGGGCGGACGATTAAAGAAGCGCAGTCCGCGCCTGACACCTTTAAACCCGGCTTGGGAACCTGCGAGGACCGCGGTTGGTGGGGTGCAGCCAATGGAGGAGCGAGGCTGGCCACAGGCGAGTGTTTATTGGCCGCCCGCACGGCGTTGCAGCCAGAGGCGCTCCAGATGGTTATCTGGGCGCCTGCGCGGGTGTCGCAGCACCCGCCCCGGGAGAAGGGGGGTGCTTTAGAGCAAAAAGAACCCACCGTTCTTTTAGGGTTCTAGTTCCTCCGGTCTGGCTAAAATGGCTATTGActctctccatcttctctctAGCTCTACTCCACCCTCTTTTACACTTGTCCTTATAAAATGTGGTCAAccagttatcccagcacttgggactctatggcaggcaggcaggagaagaGCATGGGGTTGCATGACAAGTTCcatgccagtctgggctataaaaTGAgagcctatctttaaaaaaatgtagtcaAATATTCGTAACATAACATACACCGTCCCTAAGCGCACAGTTCAATTATGCTAAGGCCTGTTTGTTCACAGGGTTTTGCAACCGATCTGCAGGACCTGCTTGTTTTTGCAAATTTTAaacccattacacacacacacacacacacacacacacacacacaactcttgataaccatgaaaagaaaaaaaacctctttttcTTGTGTTAGTTTTCTTCCTGTCGCTGTGgtaaacagcatgaccaaaagcagcttggggaggagttcatttggcttacacttgccAATCACAGCTCCTCACTGAGgctgaagtcaggacaggaactcaagcgaCACAGAGGCTAGAACCAAGAAGAGCCCTCTGAGGAAAGCTGCtttcctggcttgcttccccaGGGCCTCCCTTACCTTTCTTACACAGCACAGGACCCCCTGCCTAGGAATGGTGCCGCCCGCAGTGGGCAATAGCAATTAGCAATAAAGAAAACGCCTCACGGAGGTGCCcaccaggccaatctgatggaggcaatttcctCACttggggttccctcttcctaggtatgttaagttgacaaccaagattggcCACCACGTCTCCACCTTAGTAACCACCACCCCGGTTGTGTTTACATGATTGTTTTGCTCAAAGTATATCATATAAGCAGCAGCATCATGTATTATTTGTCCTTGACTTAGCATGTGTTCAAGCTTCATCCATGCTGGATATAGCATGAATCTAaattcttctcctccctcctttttttttttgagacagagtctcttgtaccccaggttggcctccaactcagtatTTATGAGAAGGCAACCttaaacttatgatcctcctgtctccacttcccagatgctggaattacaagcattcACCATCACACCTAGTCTATACACTGGTGGGGATCTGAAACCAGGGTTTTGTGTatagtaggcaagcactctatcaacggagctgcagccccagcctgAACGCTTCCTTGTGAAAGCCACATAGCATACTACACTTCCCAGTAATAGTCTACATTTTCTGTAACCAACATGCCTTTCATTTATCTATGAGTTCACGGGGATTATTTCAATCGTATGGCAACTAATGCTCCCACGAAAATGGGTATATCCTGGTTATGTTTTTTAAGTACAAAATTTCCCATCAGGTTCTGAGAACGAAATGTCTGGCCACCTGACAGTGGTATAGGATGGGTTACTCTCTGTCACTCTCACCCCGTCCAAAGGCCTCTAGGGATGAAAGAGTCTTGGGGGTTAGAGTTGTCTCTTCCTTCTCCAAAGGATGTGAGGTCATTTTATCAGTGACTTGACTCTTGCTTAAGCAAAACCCCACTCTGGCCTCttatcagaaagaaaacaacaccccTACATTCCTATCTGTTGAGGGCAGGGCCAAATCTTTCTCTTCCCCAAGTACAGTAGGAATACTTAGCGAAAGCTTTCATCTCTGAGCACAAGCAGGGCATAGATCTGCATCTTGTCATAGTCAAGAAATGTAAATGCCCCTAGGAAGAGTCATTTGGTATCTGAACTCGCACTGTCTAGTCTAGTAGCCACAGGTGGTTATTTATTGAAGGGTGGAGTAATTAATAAAATGAGGCCCAGAATTGCATCTCTGTTTGCACACGTGTTGCTTCAAGTGCACAACAGTGGTATGTGGCCAGTTGTTACCTACTGAACAGCAGATGTGGCACCCTCCTCCCATGGCTGAAAGTGTGGGTCTAGGGTGTAACAAAAGATGTCACTTTTGATGTaagacagcggttctcaaccttcctaatgctgggaccctttaatacagttcctcatattgtggtgacccccaaccataacattatttttgttacaaactcataactgtaatcttgatACTATAATGAATTTTAacataaacatctgtgttttccgatggtcttaggtgacccctgtagaagggtcatttgactcccaaaggggatatgacccacagattgagagctGCTGATATAAGACAAGGGGTCCGCCGTGAAAACTGATGTTTGCTCTGGGTGCCCACTGGGTGTGCTTGCTGATTCCAAGACTGTTTTGCATCATGTTCTTCCATTAACGTGCACCCCATAGGCCCACTTGATTCCCTGCTTCCAACCTCCACTGAACCTGTAACCTCAAGCAGCTTTCTTCTTTGCCTGGGATATTTCCCATCTGTCCTCTTCCATTGTGCTCGAAGAACCACTGACATCCGCTCCCTAGCCTGGAATGTCTTGTGTGGGTATCATCTTGTCCAGCTGGGATGGTTTTTAGAGCGGAGGGTCACCCTGTTCGTTTCTCCATCCTTCTGATGGGTTCCAAATCTCCACTAGCTCACAGTAAGAAGCTCTGCCTTGAAATGCTCGAAGGCCCAATGGTGCTCATTCAAGAGTGTGAGCAGGTTTGCCGAGAGGAGGGTGCTGGTAGGGTCCCCTCACTCCAGAAGAGCCTGGCCTTCAAGGCTCTTCCTTCAAGGTGAGAGGAGCCCActtggggagagagggggaggttCCAGGAACACAAGTTCAACAACAAATAATACCCGACAGGAAGCAAAGCAAAGGGAGGCCAAGCAAACAGCAAGGGACCACAACACCTCCCTAACCATGTCGCCCCTAGGCAGAGCAGTCTGAAATGTTTTCATGGATACTTGCATTTGGCTCTCACAGGACCCTGGTAGCTGGGCATTTTTGATCCCCATTGAacatggttaaaaacaaaacaaaaccccaaaaacgAGGCCCTCGGGGAGTGCTGGGCTGCTGGGTTCCTTCAGACAGGAAAGACAAAGCTTCTCCAGCAGCAAATGGCTTCTTAAAACCCCCTTCTTGGCCCAAGTTTCCAGGAGGCCCAGGAGAGAGCTGTAAGGGAAAGGGTTGCAGACTGGGTGGAAGGATGGAGTGTCTAGCAAAGTCTAGCCAGTACTGACAAGGTTATGGGTTCAAGCCATGCTCCTGAAGCGTGGGCACCCAGGACACTACCTCCACAAACCCTGAGCCAACTTGTCAGGCCTTGCTCTGCCTTTTCTCTCTGGACCCCTTAGTCCAAAGTACTAGACTGATCAAGTCTTGGAGGCTCCTCCCTCTGGTTTCTCCTCTGCCCACTCCCTAGGCAGGGGTCCTGGGCAATGAAACAGAGAGGCAGAACCCAGTCTTGAGTCACAGTGGCCTGGAGGGCCCCCTCTATGTTTCCCACAGGTGGGGGCACCAAGAATCATCCCTACAGGATACCCTTTTATTGTAGGTATCCCTGAGGGTATTTTACCCTTGGACTCGCTCATTAGCCTCTTCTTGGAGAAGAAACAAGCGCCCCTCCCACCCATCAAGGATATATGATAGTCAGTGTGCATTGAAGTGTTCCAGTGGAGGGCCCCAGAAGAAAGTTCCGGGTGGCCGTACGGTCCCAACATGGGCACAGGATTTGGCACTCTTTGGAGCTGGTGACTTGGATGGCCCCTTGTGCCGGGCCCAGAGCTCCAACAGCATGCAAAGTGTGACAGCTGGCAAAGGCCAGTGAGGCATTGTGGCCTCTGGCAGGGACCCATGCAGTCTGTCTCAAGGGGAGGCAGCTGCTGAGGCCTCCCACATTCAGGACATGCTTGGGGAACAAGTTGCACTAGCCCCTAACAACGCTCTTGTCTTTGCCCaaagggtgtatgtgtgtgtgtgtgtgtgtgtgtgtgtgtgtgtgtgtgtgtgtatgatagatTCTAGCTCTAGAAATGTATATCTCGGGCTTCCTTTTTGTTACATAGAAATCTATGCTGTCCTGCCCATCCTGACTTTGGGCTCAGAGGCAGGGACCTGTGAGATGGCAGGTAATGGGTGATGTGGATACCGTAGTTCTAAACACTAGGGCTGTGTCTCTAAAGCCCCCTGTGGTTTGAAGGCTTCTGTTTTCccttaagacattttttttttctctcacaagCAGCCAGCTAAGTGTCCAGAGGTTGTGCTGAAATGTGCTGTTTAAACTGCCTGGAGCTGAGACCTTTGATGGAATGATGGAGTTACCTTTCTAAAGTATTAAGAAGGGAGAGCTTTGAAAAGTTTAAATTATTCTAGAGGCATGGCGGTTCACACCATCAGTAGCCATGTACAGTATCAAGGTCCTTCTCTTGCCTCCAGATGTAGCCTGGCTGGAATacaagaggcaggaagagccacTGAAAACAGCTTCATGCTAGATTTCTCCCTTTGGGAGAGaggagaataaaaacaaagagaaaaaatattcttTGCTAATTCTTCTTGGATGGGGAGAAACTCTCCGTGGACCATCTCATCAGAATTTAAATCCCTCTTAGAAACAGCTCTCTTTAAATAAAGATTCCAACTGGAACAGTGTCAAAGACCATGAGGGTGTCCATTTTCAAAAGTCAGTGTGGTTAATTAAGTGCAATGGCTGGTaactgaccatgttgttttgaaATCTATACAGTCACCTCCATGGTCTTTATTTCTGCTATGGCAGGGCACAGGCAGAAACCCGGTCTTCTCTTCTGTGCTAATAACTCTGAAGGTCATCAAATGCATTGGTGTGCTTTGTGGATATTATAGAGTTTATTCTTACTGTTGAGTGTATGTGTTGTGTACATGCGCATACCTGCTTGTGCACACGTGGGAGACAGAGGttaatgtcaggtgtctttctctgtcactcttggttcttgagacagagtctcttgctgaacctggttCTCATTGGTTCACTAGACTGGTTGGTTagtgagctctggggatccacctgtctttccCCCAGCTCCCACTTGTCTTCCCTGtcccagaactggggttacagatgatgCTGTCATGCCTGGGTTTTCCCTGGGTGTTGGGGAGAAAACTCGGGTCCTCACAGCACAAGATGCCTGCAGAGGGATCCCCAGCCCTTATTTTATTCTACATAAAGCTATTTGCACCTGGTTTTAATAAGTTTactattttaaatgatttctgaGTCCAAAAATATCATATGACATATTTTGGGatagtagaaaaataaattaagggtcatctgtgtgtttgggggggggcattCCTTAGTCTAACAAAAGCCTGATTCAGCTATTGGTGACATAATTCAAGCAGATGGGCACATTCCCTCCcccattttttttcagattcaaAGTGACCTACCAGAAGTGGCCTTTCTTTGCTCCTGTGAACACCAAACCCCGAAAGTCCCCACATTAAGGGGGCTGCATAAAATGCCGCTGCTTAACTCTCTGCATTTCCCAGAACTATTCAGAATGATTCAGAAAAAGtgaaacatttgctttaatgatgaCAGGAGATGGTCTCTGTCCCTTCCTAAGCAGAGCAGTGGGATGCTGTTGGATAGAGAACCTGGGTGTAACTAAGAGATACCCCCTGAGTAAATGTGGTAAGTACCGTGGTGAATGAGGAGCTGTTTATGTTAGTACAATGCAATTTGGTGTCTGAAGCATTGGTTTACGGCAGAGCAAAGCTATTTTTCTGAGCTTCTCTGAAAATTAGTAACCAAAGCCAAATGTTCCAAAGGCTTACACCAAGACAATGAAAAGACACAATTTGCTTGGAAGGCTGTGGCTAATTTATAACACAATGTCCAATGTCATGGTTAGTTTTGTTGCAAAAATTTGGCAGTTTAACCCAGAGTCTCAGGCAGCCTGAAAAGATGCGAGAGCGATTCTGGCTGAGGCACCTCTCACTTGCTGGATGTTCCAAATGGTTCAAACAAGCCCTTTCATAGAGACGCAGGGCCAAGTGTGCTCAAAGGAATGAGGGGAAACAAAGGTGGCTGTGAAGTCACTTCCCTGCACTGGGTCCAGCCATCCGGTTTCACTCCTTCCCCATTGAACAGGCAGAATGCGACAGGAAGAGCAGGGATGAAAGGGGACAAACCGCCGATGTGTTTGGGGAGAGAATGGAGCGAGGCCGGGGCACTGGGCTGCTGCTAAACTTTCATTCTAGGTTTTCAGACAGGAGTGAATGATGAATTATAGAAACCTGAAAGGTAATCAAATATGGGTCACTGAAGCGCTGAGGCCGAGCTGCTGAAACACCTGCAGAGGCAGAAGGTTCTGGAAGTCAGTGTGGGCCCCCACAGTTGCCTGGGCACGACACCCTGCCGGAGGGAGGCACAGAAGGGGACTGTTCACATGCTCACCTGTTGTTTGCTGTTGGCTGCTggctcccccctcccaccccctcccaccccctcccacccccgcctGTCAGAGCTGGAGGCCGAGGGCTGGATCTGACTCCAGATGAGACCACCAGCGGGAAGAGGAAGGTGGCGAGAAGACTTCCCAGAGTGCAGCTGAGGTGACCAAAGCCGCTGCCTGTCTCTTCACAAGGCGCAGAACTGGAAATATTAACCTAGATGGTGGAGACATCCAAGAGACATGCAGACCTGCTCAACTGTAGTATTCTGGGAACTTTTGCTTAAAGCTCAGCCTATTTGTGTCCTCAGCTCTGAGCAGGAGATAAAAGATGGCTATCCATAAATTCTTCTCTGTGAAATAGGACTAATAGTATTTATATCTGAGGGATTTGATAAGgactagaaaaaaatgtaactaGCATTCCCTGCCTagagcctggcacacaggaaCTGTTTAGCAAAATGACACTTCAGTACTAGACAGAAACCATAGAaagacatttcatttattttttttttcagacaatctAGTGTCCTAGATTCATTTGCTTTAAGAACATGCTTGCTCTGTGCCAGGCATTTGGAGTTCTCTGTCCCTTTGCCCGCTTGCTTCATACCCTGGATGTCCCATCCATGAGGATGTGTTTTAGGAATACTGTCCTGTTCTCACTAAACCAAATCAGCAACAGTGTGCAAAGGAAGGTGTGACAGAGAGCACAGCTGTAGTAAGAACTCAGACAGAGGGCTGGCTTTGACTCCTGACTAGCTGTGCAACTTGGACTAAGAGACTTACCATGTCAGTATCTCTGGTAAGGAGGATTACCTTGAGCTGATCTATAGGACCTTAGCAAAGATGGAGGGAGCTGATTTCCACGAGGCGTGGAGAACAGAGCATGGGTAGTATTGCCTGTTGCTATCATTTTATTAACCTCTGTGATGGGTCGATGGTGCCCCTGAAGTATATGTTGAAACCCTATGCCCGCATCTCAGAATGCATCAGAAAGTGGCCCCCAGAGATTCACTGCAGATGTGATTAGCTGGGATGAGTTCACTGAAGCAGGTCCTTAATCTTTGTGACCGGATTCCTTATGAAAAGGGGAAATCTGAGTCCGTcgtcctcccccc
Coding sequences:
- the Olig1 gene encoding oligodendrocyte transcription factor 1 — encoded protein: MYYAVSQARVNAAPATMLRPQRPGDVQLGTSLYELVGYRQPPISSSSSSSTSSSSSTASLLPKAVREKPEAPHSEPLGTAPESRGSRADAKEEQQQQQQLRRKINSRERKRMQDLNLAMDALREVILPYSAAHCQGAPGRKLSKIATLLLARNYILLLGSSLQELRRALGEGAGPAAPRLLLAGLPLLAAAPGSVLLAPGAVGPPETLRPTKYLSLALDEPPCGQFALPAGGAGGPGLCSCAVCKFPHLVPAGLGLAAVQAQFSK